One segment of Vigna radiata var. radiata cultivar VC1973A unplaced genomic scaffold, Vradiata_ver6 scaffold_437, whole genome shotgun sequence DNA contains the following:
- the LOC106778695 gene encoding uncharacterized protein LOC106778695 isoform X1: MERAPPNRSWMYDRCHRGRGALKESFVLGVEEFIRKACEQERYRRDGGLRCPCVKXDCTNILNERVVKVHLYKVGFKPNYFIWEDHGERMPEDDVQNHKNLMGVETEGGPINQFMAMEDMVHDALRQNESSQASTSDNIEESPNEETQRFYNLLLDANKSLYEGATDSKLSTCVRLLACKSNWNIPNQCLDFIAKMVLDGTPIKSGLPKTYYDAKXCVSKLGLQSQRIDCCVDGCMLFYDNEYGKNDGALLECKFYGKPRYQSRKTGASTTKQVPVKSMFYLPLIHRLQRMYASTQIAGHMTWHYENRSTNGDLRHPCDGEA; this comes from the coding sequence ATGGAACGTGCTCCACCAAATCGTTCGTGGATGTACGATAGGTGTCATAGAGGAAGAGGTGCTTTGAAAGAGTCTTTTGTTTTGGGTGTTGAAGAGTTTATACGTAAAGCTTGTGAACAAGAACGTTATCGCAGAGATGGGGGTCTTCGATGTCCATGTGTAAAGTGNGATTGTACAAACATTCTGAACGAAAGAGTTGTTAAGGTTCACCTCTACAAGGTGGGTTTCAAGcctaattatttcatttggGAGGATCATGGGGAAAGAATGCCAGAAGATGAtgtacaaaatcataaaaatttgatgggtgtagAGACGGAAGGTGGTCCAATTAACCAATTTATGGCAATGGAAGACATGGTGCATGATGCTCTTAGGCAAAATGAGTCGTCCCAAGCATCTACTTCAGATAACATTGAAGAGAGTCCGAATGAAGAAACACAAAGGTTTTATAATCTATTATTGGATGCAAACAAGTCATTGTATGAAGGAGCAACAGACTCGAAATTATCAACGTGTGTCAGGCTATTAGCTTGCAAGTCAAATTGGAACATTCCTAATCAATGCTTAGATTTTATTGCAAAAATGGTTCTAGATGGAACACCCATCAAATCAGGTTTGCCTAAGACATACTACGATGCAAAAAANTGTGTATCAAAGTTGGGATTACAATCGCAGAGGATTGATTGTTGCGTGGATGGTTGCATGCTTTTCTATGATAATGAATATGGTAAGAATGATGGCGCGTTGCTTGAATGCAAATTTTATGGAAAGCCAAGATATCAATCACGTAAGACGGGAGCAAGTACTACAAAACAAGTTCCTGTGAAATCAATGTTCTATTTGCCATTAATTCATAGACTACAAAGAATGTATGCGTCAACACAAATTGCAGGACACATGACATGGCACTATGAGAACAGGTCGACAAATGGTGATTTGCGTCATCCATGTGATGGAGAGGCCTGA
- the LOC111240728 gene encoding uncharacterized protein LOC111240728 isoform X1, protein MHIEKTFFNNIFNTMMNVARKTKDNEKVRMDIGLYCRRKDLELKSHTNGNMYKPKANYTLSADQTKQVYHWVKDLRMPDRYSSNLSRCVDVNRGKLIEMKSHDCHVFMECLLPIAFSSLPTHVLNPITEISHFFRDLCSTTLKKDDPVKMEEKIPIILCKMEIIFPPSFFDSMEHLPIHLPYEARLGGPVQYRWMYLFERFMGYAKRSVKNKVRVEGSICASYLHRETTHFCSHYFKNFMLTPKSTRNEVNTEIESLLTTLSVFHQPGRPSGRESTHWLRDEELRSAHVHVLINCDEVQPYLDSAYIHSNFPLWFRQKV, encoded by the exons ATGCACATTGAAAAAACTTTCTTTAACAACATCTTCAATACTATGATGAATGTTGCGAGGAAGACAAAAGACAACGAAAAGGTACGAATGGATATAGGTTTGTACTGTAGACGAAAAGATTTGGAGCTAAAAAGTCATACCAATGGAAACATGTACAAGCCAAAAGCAAATTATACACTTTCAGCAGATCAAACAAAACAAGTCTATCATTGGGTAAAAGATCTTAGGATGCCCGACAGATATTCTTCAAACTTGTCAAGGTGTGTTGATGTTAATAGGGGAAAGCTCATTGAGATGAAAAGCCATGACTGCCATGTGTTTATGGAATGCTTACTTCCCATAGCGTTTAGTTCTTTACCAACTCATGTTCTCAATCCCATTACAGAGATAAGTCATTTCTTCAGAGATTTGTGTTCTACAACATTGAAAAAGGATGACCCagtgaagatggaagaaaaaattCCAATCATTTTGTGCAAGATGGAGATAATATTTCCTCCCTCATTCTTTGATTCTATGGAACATCTCCCTATCCATCTTCCATATGAGGCAAGACTTGGTGGACCAGTCCAGTATAGGTGGATGTACTTATTTGAAAG GTTCATGGGATATGCTAAACGTTCGGTTAAGAATAAAGTCAGGGTTGAAGGATCTATTTGCGCATCATACTTGCACAGAGAGACTACTCATTTTTGTTCCCActatttcaaaaacttcatgttaACACCAAAAAGCACTAGAAATGAAGTAAACACTGAAATAGAGAGCCTTCTAACAACATTATCAGTGTTTCACCAACCTGGTCGTCCTTCTGGGAGGGAATCAACACATTGGTTAAGAGATGAAGAATTGAGATCAGCTCATGTTCATGTTTTGATCAATTGCGATGAAGTTCAACCTTACCTTGA TTCAGCATACATACATTCCAATTTCCCATTATGGTTCAGGCAAAAAGTATGA
- the LOC111240728 gene encoding uncharacterized protein LOC111240728 isoform X2, whose translation MHIEKTFFNNIFNTMMNVARKTKDNEKVRMDIGLYCRRKDLELKSHTNGNMYKPKANYTLSADQTKQVYHWVKDLRMPDRYSSNLSRCVDVNRGKLIEMKSHDCHVFMECLLPIAFSSLPTHVLNPITEISHFFRDLCSTTLKKDDPVKMEEKIPIILCKMEIIFPPSFFDSMEHLPIHLPYEARLGGPVQYRWMYLFERFMGYAKRSVKNKVRVEGSICASYLHRETTHFCSHYFKNFMLTPKSTRNEVNTEIESLLTTLSVFHQPGRPSGRESTHWLRDEELRSAHVHVLINCDEVQPYLEFMMSL comes from the exons ATGCACATTGAAAAAACTTTCTTTAACAACATCTTCAATACTATGATGAATGTTGCGAGGAAGACAAAAGACAACGAAAAGGTACGAATGGATATAGGTTTGTACTGTAGACGAAAAGATTTGGAGCTAAAAAGTCATACCAATGGAAACATGTACAAGCCAAAAGCAAATTATACACTTTCAGCAGATCAAACAAAACAAGTCTATCATTGGGTAAAAGATCTTAGGATGCCCGACAGATATTCTTCAAACTTGTCAAGGTGTGTTGATGTTAATAGGGGAAAGCTCATTGAGATGAAAAGCCATGACTGCCATGTGTTTATGGAATGCTTACTTCCCATAGCGTTTAGTTCTTTACCAACTCATGTTCTCAATCCCATTACAGAGATAAGTCATTTCTTCAGAGATTTGTGTTCTACAACATTGAAAAAGGATGACCCagtgaagatggaagaaaaaattCCAATCATTTTGTGCAAGATGGAGATAATATTTCCTCCCTCATTCTTTGATTCTATGGAACATCTCCCTATCCATCTTCCATATGAGGCAAGACTTGGTGGACCAGTCCAGTATAGGTGGATGTACTTATTTGAAAG GTTCATGGGATATGCTAAACGTTCGGTTAAGAATAAAGTCAGGGTTGAAGGATCTATTTGCGCATCATACTTGCACAGAGAGACTACTCATTTTTGTTCCCActatttcaaaaacttcatgttaACACCAAAAAGCACTAGAAATGAAGTAAACACTGAAATAGAGAGCCTTCTAACAACATTATCAGTGTTTCACCAACCTGGTCGTCCTTCTGGGAGGGAATCAACACATTGGTTAAGAGATGAAGAATTGAGATCAGCTCATGTTCATGTTTTGATCAATTGCGATGAAGTTCAACCTTACCTTGA GTTCATGATGAGCCTTTAA
- the LOC106778695 gene encoding uncharacterized protein LOC106778695 isoform X2 yields the protein MASGGSGPPLPPSGAFDKGKKPYVMKLLPIFNNEIGSTTQATTLTSTSTGRFILNPLQVPGLTPTPHTSTPTSLASPLQVPGLTPTPCQLPTNEMTSLSPNVSSNPSTPANIAPSPGTVDADPHSSSAANDDEQVSNSLPMITPIGGGFYPTRTASKAITATIKQQFDEPWLTWGEIPKPTRDVFFDCFKRKVSWKPEDENKVKKKFHTKASHRLSEMYKKARTLGNKPNWLGDDTWNALLEKWNMPVYRKKCETARKNRTSEKGGCLHTGGSISVHEHAIRLLQELGRSVHVDEIFQ from the exons ATGGCATCAGGTGGTTCTGGCCCTCCTCTTCCACCTTCTGGAGCATTTGATAAGGGGAAGAAACCTTATGTAATGAAGTTGCTTCCAATATTCAATAATGAAATTGGTTCAACCACTCAGGCAACTACCCTTACCTCTACCTCCACTGGTAGATTTATTCTGAATCCGTTACAAGTTCCTGGCTTGACTCCCACTCCACACACATCTACACCTACCTCTCTTGCATCACCATTACAAGTTCCTGGCTTGACACCCACTCCATGCCAATTGCCTACTAATGAAATGACATCACTCTCTCCCAATGTTAGTTCTAACCCATCAACTCCTGCAAATATTGCACCATCACCTGGTACAGTGGATGCAGATCCACATTCCAGTTCAGCCGCCAATGACGACGAACAAGTTTCCAACAGTCTTCCAATGATTACACCCATTGGAGGAGG gtTTTATCCAACAAGAACTGCATCAAAGGCAATCACAGCTACCATCAAGCAACAGTTTGATGAGCCTTGGCTAACATGGGGAGAAATCCCTAAGCCCACTAGAGATGTTTTCTTCGACTGTTTTAAG agaaaggtTTCATGGAAGCCTGAAGATGAGAACAAagtcaaaaaaaaatttcacactAAGGCATCTCACAGACTCTCAGAGATGTATAAAAAAGCTAGAACTCTAGGAAACAAACCTAATTGGCTGGGGGATGATACTTGGAATGCTCTTCTGGAAAAGTGGAACATGCCGGTGTATAGAAAAAAGTGTGAAACAGCTAGGAAGAATCGGACATCTGAAAAGGGTGGTTGTTTGCACACGGGAGGATCTATTAGTGTGCATGAGCATGCTATTCGTTTG TTGCAGGAGCTTGGACGGTCTGTTCAtgttgatgaaatatttcaataa